The following proteins are co-located in the Malus sylvestris chromosome 13, drMalSylv7.2, whole genome shotgun sequence genome:
- the LOC126594778 gene encoding CASP-like protein 1D1 → MGTTDKPADPETATKVVPPPSKEESEATPPPPKPDYLFLADVALRFLVFAASLTSVLVMVTSKQTVFRGRFPVKAKFNHSPAFIYFVAALSVAGLYALLTTLASISVIWKPICPPKMLLHFAFLDVLILGLVASATGTAGGVAYIGYKGNEHVMWQKVCSAFDKYCKHIAGSLATSLFASVLLVLLVWLSTFTLHKKIRQD, encoded by the exons ATGGGAACCACGGATAAGCCAGCTGACCCAGAAACCGCCACCAAGGTAGTCCCACCGCCATCAAAGGAGGAGTCCGAAGCCACGCCTCCTCCCCCTAAACCCGACTACCTCTTTCTAGCTGATGTGGCTCTCAGGTTCTTAGTGTTCGCAGCATCACTGACAAGTGTGTTGGTCATGGTCACTAGCAAGCAAACAGTATTCCGAGGTCGTTTCCCAGTTAAGGCCAAGTTTAATCACTCTCCTGCTTTCAT ATACTTTGTGGCAGCTTTATCGGTTGCAGGCCTCTATGCTCTTCTTACAACACTAGCATCCATTTCAGTCATCTGGAAGCCAATTTGCCCACCAAAGATGTTGCTCCATTTTGCATTTCTTGATGTG CTGATACTTGGTTTGGTTGCCTCAGCCACCGGCACAGCCGGGGGTGTTGCTTATATCGGATACAAGGGTAATGAACATGTGATGTGGCAGAAGGTGTGCTCAGCTTTTGACAAGTACTGTAAGCACATAGCAGGCTCCCTCGCTACCTCGCTGTTTGCCTCGGTCTTGCTGGTTCTTCTGGTCTGGCTCTCAACTTTCACCCTTCACAAAAAAATTCGCCAAGATTGA
- the LOC126596013 gene encoding divinyl chlorophyllide a 8-vinyl-reductase, chloroplastic-like: protein PPKQPWNSTEIKPQAPPPPSTFFNLNQKNNVTVLLLPCIQSPSRKEPKLHIPFLFSVHPPNQQDILKPISATSNPVAEITNPPSFRGKNPKDINILVVGATGYIGKFVVKELVNREFNVIAIARENSGIRGKVSKDETLKELKGANVCFSDVTDLGVFEKCLEDLGISIDVVVSCLASRSGGVKDSWKIDYEATKNSLVASRKRGASHFVLLSAICVQKPLLEFQRAKLKFESELIKEAEEDNGFSYSIVRPTAFFKSLGGQVELVKDGKPYVMFGDGKLCACKPISEADLASFIADCVLSENKINQILPIGGPGKALTPLEQGELLFRLVGRDPKFLKVPIEIMDFAIGVLDFLVKVFPSMEDTAEFGKIGRYYAAESMLVLDPETGEYNAEKTPSYGKDTLEEFFETVLREGMAGQELGEQTIF, encoded by the exons CCTCCAAAACAGCCATGGAATTCCACTGAAATCAAACCACAAGCTCCTCCTCCCCcttcaactttcttcaactTGAACCAGAAAAACAATGTCACTGTGCTTCTCCTCCCTTGTATTCAATCTCCATCCCGCAAAGAACCAAAGCTTCATATCCCGTTTCTCTTCTCAGTTCACCCACCAAACCAGCAAG ATATATTGAAACCCATATCAGCTACATCGAACCCAGTTGCTGAAATCACCAATCCACCATCGTTCCGCGGcaaaaacccaaaagacatCAACATTTTGGTGGTGGGTGCAACTGGGTACATTGGGAAATTTGTAGTTAAGGAGTTGGTTAACAGAGAGTTCAATGTTATAGCCATTGCTAGGGAGAATAGTGGAATTCGGGGTAAAGTTAGCAAGGATGAGACTCTGAAAGAGTTGAAAGGTGCAAATGTGTGCTTTTCGGATGTGACCGATTTGGGTGTTTTCGAGAAATGTTTGGAAGATTTGGGGATTTCGATTGATGTTGTTGTTTCATGCCTTGCTAGCCGTTCTGGGGGTGTGAAGGACTCTTGGAAGATTGATTACGAGGCTACGAAAAACAGTCTTGTTGCCAGTAGGAAGCGTGGGGCTTCACATTTTGTGTTGCTTTCTGCAATTTGTGTGCAGAAGCCCCTCCTTGAGTTCCAGCGTGCAAAGCTGAAATTCGAGTCAGAGTTAATCAAAGAAGCAGAGGAGGATAATGGGTTTAGTTATAGCATTGTAAGGCCGACGGCCTTTTTTAAGAGCTTGGGTGGTCAGGttgagttggtgaaagatggcaAGCCTTATGTGATGTTTGGAGATGGGAAGTTGTGTGCTTGCAAGCCAATCAGCGAGGCAGATTTGGCTTCATTTATTGCGGATTGTGTGTTGAGTGAGAACAAGATTAACCAGATTTTGCCTATCGGAGGACCAGGTAAGGCGTTGACGCCCTTGGAGCAAGGGGAGTTGCTGTTTAGGCTTGTGGGAAGGGATCCCAAGTTCTTGAAGGTGCCCATTGAAATTATGGACTTTGCTATTGGGGTTCTCGATTTCCTTGTAAAGGTATTTCCTTCAATGGAAGATACTGCTGAGTTCGGGAAGATTGGAAGGTATTATGCAGCTGAGAGTATGTTGGTTTTGGATCCTGAGACCGGAGAATACAATGCTGAGAAAACGCCGAGTTATGGCAAAGACACATTGGAAGAATTCTTTGAGACTGTGCTGAGGGAGGGGATGGCCGGTCAGGAATTAGGCGAACAAACGATTTTCTAA